The stretch of DNA AGGAGCGATTGATGATCGAGTGAAGGTGACGTTCCCCAACGGCATGGTGTCAACTTCGATGCAAGGTGGGTGTTACTGCGAGAATTGCAATTACCTTCGCGTGGGAACCGGTAACGTTGAATTGGCCGCCCTGGTCGCACCTAAGCCAATGGCGATGACCGCCGCTGATGATTGGACCAAAGACATGATGACCGATGGTTATCCAGAGCTTCGCCATCTGTACGCAATGATCGGCGACGAGGCGGACGTCTATTGCCGGCCAATGTTGCACTTTAAACACAACTACAACTACGTCACTCGGGCAACGATGTACCAGTGGATGAACAAACACCTCGAACTAGGTTTGGGCGAACCGGTGGTGGAACAGGACTACGTGCCGCTTACCGAGACCGAGTTGGTGGTGTGGGATACGGATCATCCGGCGCCCAAGCAAAGTGGTGTCGAACACGAACAGCAGGTGTGTCAGTGGTTTGACACTCAAACGGCCAAGGCAATAGCATCTCTTGATGCGCAAGAGCGACGCGATGCATTGGGCCAAGCTTGGTCAATTATCTTCGATGTTTCCATTCCCGCGATGGTGACATACGAACGTGTAGGTTCAGGCCTTCATGAAGGAATGGAAATCGAACGTGGGTTGTTGCGAGACGAGATCGGCGAAGTTGAGATTCCTCTGTTGACGCTACGTTCGCCCGAGGCCAAGGGGAATCGCGTCATGATTTGGACGGCCAAAGAAGGCAAGGCACATTCCTTGTCACATGCAGAATCCCGGGATCGGATTGAGTCGGCGATACGCGATGGATTTACGGTGCTGGTTCCCGATGTGCTGGGGCAAGGCGAGTTCACGTCGGATGGTCACGCTTGGTCGAAACAACGGCTCGTCGACGACGATCGTCAATACAGCGCGTTTTCGTACGCCTATAATCGGCCACTCGCGGTCGAGAGATGCGGCGACTTGCTTAGGGTGGTCGCTCATGCCGAGCAAAATCATCATGCCGACCAGGGTGAACTGGTCTTATCGAGTTCCGGGGATTCGATTGCTTGGTCCGCCGCCGCAGCAGCGATTGCGGGTGAAAGGGTAGATGATTTTCAGATCGACGGTGCTGAATTTCGCTACGAGCACGTCAATGACTATTCCGATCCCATGTTCGTTCCCGGCAGCGTCAAGTATGGCGATGTCGATACTTTGTTAGAGCTTCGCTCACCTCACAAGATTACACGTATCGAAAATTAGTTAGCCCTCGAGGCACTGGTTATCATAGTTCGATCGTCTTGGTTTCTATTGTTCTTTCGGCTCGGAGCCTTCATGCGTTTTTCGCTCGCTTTTAGTTTGTCTTGGTTGTTGGCTAGCGTTTGCTTTGCGGACTTTCCTGAGCTGTTTAACACCGAACCGGAATCGGAGAAGTCGCTCATGCCCGCTGACGAAGCGGCTGCCAAGATGAGTGTCCCCGAAGGATTTCGCGTCACGGCGTTTGCTGGGGAACCGGATGTGCAAAACCCCATTGATGCGGCTTGGGATTCGCGTGGACGATTGTGGGTCGCCGAGAACTACACGTACGCCGAACGCGACCAACGATTTCAACTCGATTTGCGAGACCGCATCGTGATCTTCGGCGGCACCGATCAGGATCAATTCACCGAGCGAACGGTGTTCACGGATGACGTCCAAATGCTAACTAGTGTGGAGGTCGGGCGTGGCGGTG from Rubripirellula amarantea encodes:
- a CDS encoding glucuronyl esterase domain-containing protein, producing MAQVLIAENDADKDQASAATKVLGAGELPRDARLKDAKTLDDHFPMQVPDNAGQWQTRSEQLRRRVLVATGLWPMPEKTPLNAVVHTKIQRDGFSVEKVYFESLPGHFVTGLLFRPDPDRVQDVEAGTDSSDSPRYPGVLCPHGHGGRNQAYSDAELKSQLEIGAEHFPESGRMPKLARCATLARMGCVTFIFDMLGYGDSNQISFEVAHRHAKARPEESIRTPGRWVMYSADADLRLQSLMGLQTWNLVRAFDFLASLPDVDADRLAVTGGSGGGTQSILLGAIDDRVKVTFPNGMVSTSMQGGCYCENCNYLRVGTGNVELAALVAPKPMAMTAADDWTKDMMTDGYPELRHLYAMIGDEADVYCRPMLHFKHNYNYVTRATMYQWMNKHLELGLGEPVVEQDYVPLTETELVVWDTDHPAPKQSGVEHEQQVCQWFDTQTAKAIASLDAQERRDALGQAWSIIFDVSIPAMVTYERVGSGLHEGMEIERGLLRDEIGEVEIPLLTLRSPEAKGNRVMIWTAKEGKAHSLSHAESRDRIESAIRDGFTVLVPDVLGQGEFTSDGHAWSKQRLVDDDRQYSAFSYAYNRPLAVERCGDLLRVVAHAEQNHHADQGELVLSSSGDSIAWSAAAAAIAGERVDDFQIDGAEFRYEHVNDYSDPMFVPGSVKYGDVDTLLELRSPHKITRIEN